CAGACAAGACCccacttctttatttttttctctcaTTAAAGTCACAATTTATTCAAGATTTGCACCTTTGCTTCTTCTTGTTCTAACTCTACTCTTGTTAAAGGACAAAAAAAAGATTGCAACTTATTAAATCTGTTAAAAGTCTGCAGCTGTGGCTACTGCGAGGAGATTGTTGCAGGCTTCAGATTCTGGGGCTTTTGCAGATTGGGTTGCTAATTCTTCTAATTCATCTGCTGCTGCAGCTATCGGCGACCTCTCTTTAGGTTTCAACGCTGGCACCACCATTGGCGGTGGTGGGTCTGGACCCACCAGCGCCCCCGGTGGTGCTGGAGGTCATAGTGGTATGTGGTCTGCATCGTCATCTCGACAGATGCAGATCAACTATGGCCTCCACCAACCAGAAATGGGTATGTTTGTTGTACATCCCGCATCACTtcaccaccaccatcaccaccaccaaaatGAAAACACAATCAATTTTGaccctcatcatcatcataatcatcagtCCATAAATACATCTGGCACAAACACATCTCTTGGTGTTGGTGTAATCCCACTCCTCACAGCCACTCCTTTAACAAACAATATGGTTAGCTTTGATGATCAAGATTTGGTTAGCAGAAATAGAGGAGGAAATAATGATGGTAGTGGATTTCAGTTCTTTTCATCAAACCAAGTACAACAACAAAATTCTACTAATTATACTAAAAACAGTAGTAACATTCTTGGTGGTGGTAACAACATTGGTAGTGGAAACAATATTGGTGGGTCAGTATCATCAACAAGTTCAACAACAACATGTCAAGATTGTGGAAACCAAGCAAAGAAAGATTGTACACATAGGAGATGTAGAACTTGCTGTAAGAGTAGAGGTTTTGATTGTACAACACATTTAAAGAGTACTTGGGTACCAGCTGCAAGGAGGAGAGAGAGACAACTAATGAGTGGTGCAACAAATGTTAATGTAGCTGCTGGATCTTCATCTCAGTCTACTTCAAGTGCCAAGAAACCTAGACTTTCTCAAACGACTACAACAGCTTCACATACTTCTACTTCAAATAATAATACTCCTCCTAGAAGTTTCGACACTAGCTCTAGTCATCAAGGTATGTATTTTAATTTCACATCAAGAAATGTTGTTACTTAATTACAACTAGTTCTAGATAGCAAGATGTTAAAATTCTCAAGAATGCCAGTTTTGGCGTACCTGTCATATACGCA
The sequence above is a segment of the Lycium barbarum isolate Lr01 chromosome 6, ASM1917538v2, whole genome shotgun sequence genome. Coding sequences within it:
- the LOC132643655 gene encoding protein LATERAL ROOT PRIMORDIUM 1 translates to MWSASSSRQMQINYGLHQPEMGMFVVHPASLHHHHHHHQNENTINFDPHHHHNHQSINTSGTNTSLGVGVIPLLTATPLTNNMVSFDDQDLVSRNRGGNNDGSGFQFFSSNQVQQQNSTNYTKNSSNILGGGNNIGSGNNIGGSVSSTSSTTTCQDCGNQAKKDCTHRRCRTCCKSRGFDCTTHLKSTWVPAARRRERQLMSGATNVNVAAGSSSQSTSSAKKPRLSQTTTTASHTSTSNNNTPPRSFDTSSSHQDASFKASLPGQVRAPAVFKCVRVTSVDEGDDEFAYQAVVRIGGHVFKGFLYDQGLDEGKDNNNNNNNFPNLSDLHLGGGNANETSVLYAASTGGGGLLGGSNYGNQIN